One Candidatus Bipolaricaulota bacterium genomic window, GCGGCAGACGATCCCCGGAATCGTCTGAAGGGCGGTGTACAGGGTGTCGCGGCGGGCACGAAACTTGCTGATCATCGATCCGATCGTATCGGCATGGTGCGGATCGTTGAGGAACGCTATCAATCCGAGCTGCCCGAACGTCGGCGGGGAGAGGCGCGCCTGCGCCATCCGGTTCACCGCGCTCATCACCTCCGGGTTGTGCGAGGCGATCACCCCGATCCGCGCCCCGCAGGCCGAGATCCGCTTGGAGATGCTGTCCGCCAGGATTGCGTTGTCGCGCAGCTCAGGGAAGTCGAACACGCTCACTGCTTCCCCCTCGTACACGAACTCGCGGTAGACCTCATCGGAGATCACGAACAGGTCGTGCCGCAGCGCCAGCTCCGCGATCCGCTCGAGCTCGTCCCGGGAGTATACCACCCCGGTCGGGTTCCCGGGGTTGGAGAACATGATCGCCCGCGTCCGCGGGGTGACCCTGGCCTCCATCTCCTCGAGCGCGGGGAGGTGGAACCCGTCCTCGGCGTAGGTGGTGATCGGGACCAACTTGATGTTGGTCAGGTATGAGTAGCCGCGGTAGTTGGGGTAGAACGGCTCCGGGACGAGGATCTCGTCCCCGGGGTCGGTCGCCGCCTTCATCGCGAAGGTGAACGCCTCGCTCCCCCCGATCGTGACGCACATCTCCTCGGAGGAGAGCTCGATCCCGTGCTCGGCGTAGTAGCCGCGCAGGGCCTCCAGGGTACGAGGCATCCCCCGCGACGGGCTGTAGGAAAGGACGGAGATATCGGCGTTCCTCACCCCGTCCATGAACGCCTTCGGGGTCGGGATGTCCGGCTGGCCGATGTTCAGATGATAGATCGTCTTCCCCGCTGCCTCCGCCGCCTGGGCGAGGGGGGTGAGCTTGCGGATCGGGGATGCGGGGAGCTCCGCCGTCCGGGCCGATATGTTAGGCATAATCGAGTATCCACACCTCCTGTGTCGCCGGGAGGGACTCCTTGGTCAGAGACACCTCCGAGCTTCCGATTCGACGCACATTTTGCACCCGGCGGGAGAAGTTCTCCACCGGCGCGATCGGGAAGTCGTCCCCAAGGATGTCGGTCTTGTAGTGCATCGGGAAGACGACCCGCAGGTTCGGCAAGCGGCGTATCACCTCGAGCGCCTCGTCCGGCCCGATAGTGAAGTAACCCCCAACCGGGATGAATACCGCCTCCACATCCGCCAGCGCGGCGGCCTGTTCGTCGGTCAGCCGCTGGCCGAAGTCCCCGAAGTGGGCCAGGGTGATCCCCTCGAGGGCGAACTTGAAGATCGTGTTCTCCCCCCGCTTTGCTCCCCCTTCCTCATCGTGGTAGGACTTGATCCCCACGAAATTGATTCCGCGTGCGACGTGCTCACCGACGCCCCGTACCACCTCCGGGTTCCCCTTCACGCGCGAGACGGCGTTATGATCGAAGTGCTCGTGGCTTACGGTGACGACATCAGCCGGAAAATCAGGAGGCCGATACGGGAGCCGCTCGTCATACGGATCGGTGATGATCCGCACCCCATCGCCCTCGATCAGGAAACAGGAATGTCCGATCCACTTGATCTTCATCAGTCGTTCACCTCCGTTTCGAACGCGCTTTGCAGCATGTATTCTACGAGCTCAGGAAACGAAATTCCCGCCGCGGCCGCGGCCATGGGAAGGTCGCTCAGCTCGGTCATCCCCGGAAGGGTGTTCACCTCGAGAACGTAGGGGATCTCATCCTCCTTTCCGAGGCGAAAATCGACGCGGGAGAACCCGCGGCATCCCAGGGCGCGATGCGCAGCGACCGCCTCCTCCTGTACGCGGGTCGTCACCACCGGGGGGAGAGGGGCCGGGACGAGGAACTCGGTCATGCCGGGGGTGTACTTGGCGGTGTAGTCGTAAAACTCCCGCTTCGGCCGCGTCTCCACGATCGGAAGGGCGACGGGAGATCCGTCTTGCTCCAGGATCCCTACCGTTAGGTCCCGCCCCGGGATGTAACGCTCGACGAGGAGCGAGCCGAACCGATCCAAGATCTCCGCGGCCGCGGCTGTAAGCCGGTCTGCTTTATGTACGATCTCCACTCCTACGCTTGAGCCCTGATTTCCCGGCTTGAGGACGAGCGGGAGGCCGAGAACGGCCACGGCGCGAGAACAGAACTCGGAGATTCCCTCCCCGGTGTATGGCATCCCTTCCGGAACGGGAAGTCCTTTACCGATGAAGACTTCCCGTGCCCGCGGCTTGTCCATCGCAAGGGAGCTGGCCAATGGACCCGACCCGGGGTAGGGTATCTCCATCGCCTCGAGGAGAAGCTGAACCGTCCCGTCCTCCCCCTTTTCTCCGTGTAATAGGTTGAATGCAACATCAACACCGTGCAGGAAAGGAACGATCCCGTTGAGGTCTTCGATTTCCCCTCGTACCACCCGATAGCCGAGCCCTTCCAACGCCGCGGCGACCCGCCTTCCCGAGGCGAGCGACACCTCCCGCTCCGGGGAGTCACCCCCGCACAGTACCGCCACCTTCTCCTTCAACTTTATCGACCTCAAGCGGAGTATAGCTTCCGGGTGATCGGGAGGCAATGGATGCTGATCCGTGTCCCGCAGGGAGCGGACATGGAGGGTGATTTTCATACGCGTTCGGGTGTTGACTTCTATCCGTGATCTTTATATGTTGAAAATGATGGCTTTATTCTGTTTCGAGACGAAGGAGGCCGAAAGTGGAAAAGATGAACCACAAAAGAAGACGAGCGGCACGGCTGATCGCTGGAGTCGCCCTGCTCGTATCAGTGGCGATCCTGCTTACAGGATGCTGGTTGTTCAACAAGGATCCGATCGCTTCGTTCACCGCAAGCACATTGGCCGGAGAAGCGCCGCTCACCGTCAACTTCAGCGCGATCCTTTCCTCCGATTCCGACGGGGTGATCACCAAGTATGAGTGGGACTTCGGCGATGGATCGAGCGGTACAGGAGCCTCGGTCTCCCATACCTATACCGCGGCGGGAACCTACACGGTGGTGTTGCGGGTGACCGACAACGACGGTGCAACGGCGACTGCGCAGAAGACGATCATCGTGACGGCACCAGCGAGTAGCGGTGGTGGGGGACCAGGGCCGACCGCCAGCTTCACTGCGACTCCGATTACCGGGGAGGCGCCGCTGACGGTTACGTTCAATGCTTCGGCCTCGACCTACGCCGGACACGCGATCACTTATTACTCCTGGGATTTCGGGGACGGGACAACCGGGACGGGGATCACCACCACCCATACCTACGCGCCGGCGACGACGACCACCTACCACGTCGTTCTGCGCATCATCGCCTCGGATAACACCGAGGCGACAGCGACGAAGGACATAACCGTCATTGTCAACACATCGCCAACCCCGAGCTCGGGGCCGACCGCCAGCTTCACCGTAACTCCGGACAGCGCGCAGATCGGGCCGCACGAGTTCCAATTCGACCCGTCTGCTTCGGACGCTGCTGCCGGGAGGGAGCTGACCACCTACGTGTGGAGCTTTGGGGACCAGAGCTCACAGACGGAGACGAGCCACAATACAGTGAAACATACGTACTTCACCTCCCAGTCCTCCCAGAACTTCACCGTTACCCTGACCGTGATCGATGATCACGGTGCCACCGACAGCTACTCGCGCACCGTGACGGTGAAGAACCTGCAGCCGGTCGCCGGGTTCGAGATGAGAACCGCTACAGGGACGTGGGGAGTGGATGACATCGAGATCCACAATGCCCAGACCGTTTCCCAGACGATTTGGTTCCGATCGCAGACCCCGTCTGGTACGTACTGGTACAATGAGCGAACCGTTGCTCACAATAACCTGCCGAACGACAGCACTAGCAATAAACCAGACAATTTCGAGACGGCACCTTACACGTCCGGCGATAAAAATCTCTCCTACGATCCTGAAGGGAACGGAACCGATGGTACCTATGTCTGGGGAATCGTCACCTACGTGTGGAACTTCGGGGACGGAACCACGGAGACTAGATCAGCGAACGACGATGGTTCTTGTCCTGAGTTATCCCACAATTACACGCTCGCCGCTGATGAACAGCAGCACACGTTCACCGTGACGCTCGAGGTGATCGACAATCAAGGCGGACGGGGGACGCTCACCCGGACGGTGAAGCTGTACAAGAGCTAGCAAGCCGAGCGGTGCGGTGTGGGTGATTTCGCGCCGCACCGCTCGTGCGGGGGTTGCATGAAACGACCGGCGGTGCTTGTAGTTGGGATCTTGCTGCTTCTGCTTATCGTGGCGGGCTGTTCCCTGTTTAACTCCCCGCCGGTCGCCCGATTCACCGCCACCCCCCTCTCCGGGATTTCTCCGCTCACGGTAGCGTTCGATGCCTCCTCATCTGAGGATCCGGACGGGAGGATCAAGGACTACAGATGGGACTTCGGAGACGGTACCACCGGATCAGGCGCGACGACGGAACACACGTTCATCACCGCGACGACCAAGACCTACACCGTGGTCCTCACGGTGACGGATGACGACGGGGCGGCCGCCACCTATGAACAGAGCATCGAGGTGATCGGCGGAGGCGGTGGTACGGGAAACAACCCCCCCAGCGCTCGGTTCACCGTCAGTCCGAAGTCGTATGGAAATGCACCGCTGACCGTGACATTCGATGCTTCGCTCTCCACCGACGTAGACGGAACGATCGTCGCATACGCGTGGGACTTCGGGGACGGGACCACCGGATCGGGTAAGACCCTATCGCACACGTTTACGGCAGCAGCCACGACCAACTTCGCGGTCACCCTCACCGTCACCGACGATCAGGGGGCAAGCGCCAGCACCACCGCGGTGATCAGCGTGATCGTCCCTCCCAACGTCCCCACCGCCGGCCCGACTGCGGCAGTCACCGCCACCGAGCCACTGACGGTATTCGCCTCTACTAACCTCCCCGCCACCCCCTCGTTGTTCGAGG contains:
- a CDS encoding PKD domain-containing protein, whose translation is MKRPAVLVVGILLLLLIVAGCSLFNSPPVARFTATPLSGISPLTVAFDASSSEDPDGRIKDYRWDFGDGTTGSGATTEHTFITATTKTYTVVLTVTDDDGAAATYEQSIEVIGGGGGTGNNPPSARFTVSPKSYGNAPLTVTFDASLSTDVDGTIVAYAWDFGDGTTGSGKTLSHTFTAAATTNFAVTLTVTDDQGASASTTAVISVIVPPNVPTAGPTAAVTATEPLTVFASTNLPATPSLFEVTFDPSDSSAAPGHTIDTYVWDFGDGETLSLSTATPVTHTFASGAPSHTFVVTLTVIDDQGLTDSVAVNVTVRN
- a CDS encoding pyridoxal phosphate-dependent aminotransferase, which translates into the protein MPNISARTAELPASPIRKLTPLAQAAEAAGKTIYHLNIGQPDIPTPKAFMDGVRNADISVLSYSPSRGMPRTLEALRGYYAEHGIELSSEEMCVTIGGSEAFTFAMKAATDPGDEILVPEPFYPNYRGYSYLTNIKLVPITTYAEDGFHLPALEEMEARVTPRTRAIMFSNPGNPTGVVYSRDELERIAELALRHDLFVISDEVYREFVYEGEAVSVFDFPELRDNAILADSISKRISACGARIGVIASHNPEVMSAVNRMAQARLSPPTFGQLGLIAFLNDPHHADTIGSMISKFRARRDTLYTALQTIPGIVCRKPAGAFYVIAKLPIDDCESFARFLLTDFERDGETVMVAPGTGFYATPGKGKDEVRIAYVLEEDKLVRAVELLREGLAAYQEATAAAVADQ
- a CDS encoding PKD domain-containing protein, encoding MEKMNHKRRRAARLIAGVALLVSVAILLTGCWLFNKDPIASFTASTLAGEAPLTVNFSAILSSDSDGVITKYEWDFGDGSSGTGASVSHTYTAAGTYTVVLRVTDNDGATATAQKTIIVTAPASSGGGGPGPTASFTATPITGEAPLTVTFNASASTYAGHAITYYSWDFGDGTTGTGITTTHTYAPATTTTYHVVLRIIASDNTEATATKDITVIVNTSPTPSSGPTASFTVTPDSAQIGPHEFQFDPSASDAAAGRELTTYVWSFGDQSSQTETSHNTVKHTYFTSQSSQNFTVTLTVIDDHGATDSYSRTVTVKNLQPVAGFEMRTATGTWGVDDIEIHNAQTVSQTIWFRSQTPSGTYWYNERTVAHNNLPNDSTSNKPDNFETAPYTSGDKNLSYDPEGNGTDGTYVWGIVTYVWNFGDGTTETRSANDDGSCPELSHNYTLAADEQQHTFTVTLEVIDNQGGRGTLTRTVKLYKS
- a CDS encoding D-alanine--D-alanine ligase, producing the protein MKITLHVRSLRDTDQHPLPPDHPEAILRLRSIKLKEKVAVLCGGDSPEREVSLASGRRVAAALEGLGYRVVRGEIEDLNGIVPFLHGVDVAFNLLHGEKGEDGTVQLLLEAMEIPYPGSGPLASSLAMDKPRAREVFIGKGLPVPEGMPYTGEGISEFCSRAVAVLGLPLVLKPGNQGSSVGVEIVHKADRLTAAAAEILDRFGSLLVERYIPGRDLTVGILEQDGSPVALPIVETRPKREFYDYTAKYTPGMTEFLVPAPLPPVVTTRVQEEAVAAHRALGCRGFSRVDFRLGKEDEIPYVLEVNTLPGMTELSDLPMAAAAAGISFPELVEYMLQSAFETEVND
- a CDS encoding MBL fold metallo-hydrolase; translated protein: MKIKWIGHSCFLIEGDGVRIITDPYDERLPYRPPDFPADVVTVSHEHFDHNAVSRVKGNPEVVRGVGEHVARGINFVGIKSYHDEEGGAKRGENTIFKFALEGITLAHFGDFGQRLTDEQAAALADVEAVFIPVGGYFTIGPDEALEVIRRLPNLRVVFPMHYKTDILGDDFPIAPVENFSRRVQNVRRIGSSEVSLTKESLPATQEVWILDYA